TTTCTGCGCCGTTGTCAGATGGCCCCCATACGGTGGGTTTTGATTATTCGTTTATTATTCCGGCGTCGCTGGATATGGCTCCGTATTGTTATATTGAGGATGGGGTGGTGGTGGAGCAGCCGGTTGAGGAGACTGCGGATTCGCCGAGGCCAGAATTTTGGCGCGGGGGTGCGTGTGCGCCCGGGTTTATGCATGATACGTGTTTGCTGGAGTTGACGATTCGCGCCGAGGGGTTTATCAATCAGCACGCGAAGGAGAATGGGGATAAGCCGTTCTTTTTGTATTTTCCAGCACCTTCGCCGCATACGCCGCATTTTGCGCGGGGGCGATTTGCAGGGCGAAGTCAGGCAGGGGAATACGGGGATTATGTGACGGAGCACGATTGGAGTGTTGGACGGATTTTGTCGGCGGTGAAGCGCAATGGGTTGGCGGATGATACGCTGATTATTGTGACGAGTGATAATGGCTGTCACGAAGAGCCGATAGGGTTGAAGGAGAAGTACGATCATCTGGGAAATTATATTTATCGGGGGCAGAAGTCCGATGCGTGGGATGGCGGGCATCGCATTCCGTTTATCGCTTCGTGGCCCGGGGTGATTGAACCGGGGTCGCGTTGTGATAAGACGGTGTGTTTGACGGATTTGCTGGCGACTGTTGCCGGGATTTGCGATGTGGAGTTGCCAGGGGATGCGGGTGAGGATAGTTATGATATTTTGCCGTATATGCGAGGCGATCAGGAGGATGCGATTCGGGAGGCGACGGTGCATCATTCGATTAGCGGGGAGTTTGCGATTCGCAAAGATCAGTGGAAGTTGGTGACCTGTCGCGGTTCGGGGGGCTGGAGTTTGAGAGAGGCAGATGTGCCAGAAGATGCGCCGCCGATGCAGCTTTACGATATGGCTTCTGATCCGGAGGAGCAGAATAATTTATTCTGTGAAGAGTCTGAGGTGGTAGAGGAATTGTTGGGGATTTTAGACCGGTATCGGGAAGGGGATAGGAGTACGTGATAAGGAGGCGTTATGGAACAGAAAGATGTTTTGCGGTTGAAGGTGATCGAGATTTTGCGCCGTTATCACAAGGTGCAACAGTATTTTCACATTATGCGGGAGTGGAAAAAGCGCTGGATTTCTCCGAATTGAATGGTTTCTCACGGCGTCCGATCAATGGGTCGGAGCCGTTTTTTATGTTATTGGAACACCAGCGCGGGTGGCGATGGCGCGGGTGTTTGCGGCTGCTTCGGGTATGAGGTCGGGTTTGAGGTGTTCGATGAGGCCGTAGTTGTTGGGGTGGTGGTTCTGGAAATGCCGGAAGCAGTGGGCGAGGTCGAGTTCGCCGTTGCCGGGTACGGTTTCGTCGAGGTGGATGACAAGCCCTTTGCCGATGGATATGTCTTTGATGTGCATGACCGGGGAATAAGCGCCCATTTGGGAAAAGATGTGGTCCAGGCGGTCGGTGCTGGCATAGACCTGGCTTAAGGTTTCAAAGTGGTTGACGTAGTCCATGACCAGGCGCAGGTTAGGCGATCCGACGCTTTCGATCATTTGACGGCAGGTTTCCGGGTTTTTGAGGATGGAGACGAGGTGGGTTTCCATGACGACTGTGACGCCGTTCTGTTCGAGGGTGGGGGCGATTTCTCGCAGGGTTTCGATGAGGCGATCCCATGCTTCTGGCGTGTGATTTTGACGATGGGGCGTCCAGCTTCCGGTGGGATTGCGGCTGCCCGGGCGCAGGAGATAGGTTTGTGCAGATAGGCCCGCGGCGATTTCTGTGCCTTTTTTGATTTTGCCGATGATTGCGTTTCGGATTTCTGGATCGGGATCAAAGAGGCATTCGGGATATGTGATGGAGAATTGGGCGAGGTCGAGGTTGTGTTCGGCAAAGAGTGTGCGACACCGATCCGTGTCGGCGGTTGTGATTTCTTCGCAGAGTTCTGCGGGGAAGTGAAAGGCTCCGCCGGTGAATCCGAGGTTTTGGGTGGTCTGAAGATGTGGCGATTGCAGGGTGCGAAAGTCCCGGGGCAAGAGGCCAACAACACCTAAGCGCATGGTCTGGTCTCCTATCGCGTGAATATGCTGCCGCGAAGATAATCGGCTTCGTCAGATACGAGGAAGGACAGTATTTTGCCCACGCCTTCGGGGTCGCCGAGTCCGGCTGCCATTTTTGAGATGTCGCGTCCTGAGGCGTCGGCTTGTTTTTGTACGACGCGCATTTTGAGCGGTGTTTCGATCCCGCCCGGGCATACGCCGTGGACGCGGATGTTGCGGTTGGACAGTTGGGCTGCCAATACGAGGGAGAGGCCGTGGGCGCCGCCTTTGCTGGAGCCATAGGCGACGGATGAGCTGCCGCCTTTGACGCCTGCGCCAGAGGCGATGAGTACGATGACGCCTTTGCTGGCTTTTTCCATTAGTGGCACGGTGTATTTTGAGACGAGAAAGCTTCCTTTCAGATTGATGTCTATGACTCTGTCCCAGGTGAATTCATCAAATTCATCGACCGGGACGAGTGCGCCT
This genomic stretch from Gemmatimonadota bacterium harbors:
- a CDS encoding sugar phosphate isomerase/epimerase, whose protein sequence is MRLGVVGLLPRDFRTLQSPHLQTTQNLGFTGGAFHFPAELCEEITTADTDRCRTLFAEHNLDLAQFSITYPECLFDPDPEIRNAIIGKIKKGTEIAAGLSAQTYLLRPGSRNPTGSWTPHRQNHTPEAWDRLIETLREIAPTLEQNGVTVVMETHLVSILKNPETCRQMIESVGSPNLRLVMDYVNHFETLSQVYASTDRLDHIFSQMGAYSPVMHIKDISIGKGLVIHLDETVPGNGELDLAHCFRHFQNHHPNNYGLIEHLKPDLIPEAAANTRAIATRAGVPIT
- a CDS encoding arylsulfatase, coding for MMRKPNIIYLLADDWGYGDVSCLNPDSKIPTPHTDQLASEGMIFTDAHSNSAVCTPTRYGVMTGRYCWRSRLKRGVLNGYSEPLIEDGRMTVPSLLRDEGYTTACVGKWHLGLGWQVRDGAERANGESVDFSAPLSDGPHTVGFDYSFIIPASLDMAPYCYIEDGVVVEQPVEETADSPRPEFWRGGACAPGFMHDTCLLELTIRAEGFINQHAKENGDKPFFLYFPAPSPHTPHFARGRFAGRSQAGEYGDYVTEHDWSVGRILSAVKRNGLADDTLIIVTSDNGCHEEPIGLKEKYDHLGNYIYRGQKSDAWDGGHRIPFIASWPGVIEPGSRCDKTVCLTDLLATVAGICDVELPGDAGEDSYDILPYMRGDQEDAIREATVHHSISGEFAIRKDQWKLVTCRGSGGWSLREADVPEDAPPMQLYDMASDPEEQNNLFCEESEVVEELLGILDRYREGDRST
- a CDS encoding SDR family NAD(P)-dependent oxidoreductase, encoding MRLENKNIVVTGGASGIGQAAARCCAREGARVAVVDLDGAGVERTVREIENAGGNAAGYHADIKEETQVRALFENIGNAFGHIDGLINAAGILEGALVPVDEFDEFTWDRVIDINLKGSFLVSKYTVPLMEKASKGVIVLIASGAGVKGGSSSVAYGSSKGGAHGLSLVLAAQLSNRNIRVHGVCPGGIETPLKMRVVQKQADASGRDISKMAAGLGDPEGVGKILSFLVSDEADYLRGSIFTR